The sequence below is a genomic window from Synechococcus sp. PCC 7335.
GAATGATTCGACGAATTCCCGTAGCCGGCAGTGCAAATTCACTCCCCTCTGCAACAAAAAAACGCAGGTGAAGTTCCCCCTCGCGCGTCTCAGCTTTCTGAGGCTTTGAAGCTTGATGATTTCCTTCTGTTGCCTGAAAGTCAGGATTCTCTACCATAGCGAATGTTGTCAGTTTCTTGTATACATAGATCTTCTCCGCCTAGGTGTGAGGACGAAGTCCTTCAACCTTTTGCTTGGCTCGCGCTTCTCGGATGCATCCGATTGGGCATCACAATATCTAACAGCACCCGTGCAGCTTGCTGGTCAATCATTCCCTACGTTGTCATCAAAGTACCGGTTGATGGCCTAAGCGCTAACTTTATTTATCAACTATGGGATAGCAGCTGGTAGATTCCTCAAAAACTTTTGACCTTGCCTTTTGCTTGATGAGTGTCAGTACAGATGTGTCTCGCTCAGCGAATGCTGGGCATACTGGGAGCCCGATAGCCTGCACAAGTAAAGGGAATTACCAGCGTGCTTTATCTAGCCGAGACACAAAGGAAGAGTGGATTTATGGGTGGTGGCAAAGCTACTTTTAAGCTGATTGCTGCCCAAAGATCCGAGCATGACTGGACAGGTGTGCCGAATGAAGAGCTAATTCCTGCACCCGATGACGCGCCGTATGCCAACGGAGTTCTGGTGATGGTAGAGCTCACTAGCAACCGCCAGGTGAAACGTCATCAAGAAGCTGGCCGGCCGCTAGTGAGCGTCTTGCAGAACTTCTCTGGAATGAACAAGAAGTTTAAGTCTCAAGGTGAAGAGATAGAACAGTGGAAGGAGTCGTTGACCTATCAGAGCCAGGCCTTGAGCCGTCGAGAGATGGAAATAGAGACCAGGCGAGAACAGATAGAGCAAGCTGAAGCTGACTTAGAAAGCGTTAGGGCACAGCAGCAGGAGATAGAGGAACAGAAGGCTGCAGTAGACCAACTACAAGCAGATCTAGCTCGTAAGAACGCCGAGTTAAAAGGTGCGTGGGCACATCTAAATGGCGAAATTCAGCAGTTTGAGGAGCGAAAAGAAGAATTTCAAGCGGAGCATCATCGCGGAGGTAGCCTTAGCGATGAGCAGACTGCTCAAATCAATTCGGCGCTTGCGGACCTTGGCCAGCCAGATTCAATTGCTTCGACTGTCGCCGGTAAGGTGACAAATGCTTTTGAGCTAATGACTGGACATCAAGCCGATCTAGATAAGGAACGACAGCACCTCGAACAAAGACAGGCTGAGCTGACGGCGGCACAAGCGGAGCTAGACGCTCAAACCCAGAACCTGCTGGCGATGAAGCAATCGCTGGTAGAAGCTGAATTAAAGCTTCACAATACCCAGGTTCATTTGCAGCAGCAGCAGTCCCTGCTTGTTACCAAACAAGAGCACAATCACCTCTTGACGGAGCAGTTAAAGAACCAAACTGAGCTGCATCAGCAGGTATACGAGCTACTAAGTGCTACTGACAAAGTGAGGCTAAGCAAGAAGGTAGACGTTGCATCCTTGGAAGCGATGGCGGAGGAAGAGCTGCAGGCACTAGTGACTAAGTTAGAGAAAGACTTAGAAAAAATGATTCAGTTCGTCAACGATCAAGAAGAAGAGCTGAAGCTTCAGCAAGATGAAATTGATGCGCTTAAAGGTAAGCTGACTGAGGTAAATGATTATGACCGGCTGCAGCTAGAAACAGAGATCGAAGAAGCGAATGATCGCCACGTGATGCTGGCCCGAACGCTGGTAGGCCAAAGGCGAAATCTACTAGAGCGTCAGGAAGTGCTAAGCCAACATCAAGCCGTGCTACTACGCCGTCAGGGGCTAGCCGCTGACGAGGAAGGAACAGGGACTGAACTGGAGCCAGTTTTAGATGAGATTGACAAGCTGCGGGCGTTGCTAGATGAGCAGATCCAGCAGCTAGAAGCGGAGATTGCCCAGATACAGTCTGAGCTAGACACACTGAAGCAGACTCGGCAGCAGCAGCAGCAGGCTACGGATAAGCAGCGACAGAAGATCGCTGACGCAGATTTGGCCTGTCGAGCCCAATATCAAGTAGTCGGTGAATTGCAGGGCCAGGTTATGCTATACGAGTCTATGCTATCGATTATGGAAGGGCATATAGGCGGATTTGAACAGGTGTTAGAGGAAGTCTCGATAGCGGTTGGCCAGTGGCAAGAAGCGAAGGCAGAGCAGCAGCGTAAGATAACGCTTGCTCAGCAGATGATTGAAACCCTTAGCTCACCAGAGCCCGCTCTGGTCTAAGACTCTCCTAACCTCTAAGCTAGTCCCCTTCAAAAGCTGGGAACCAAAGCGAGGTCACATTAACAGCGCTCTTGCTTTTTGCAAGGCAAGTGAGGCTATGCACTTAGGCTTCGTAGGACGAGGGTTTGTAGCATTTGAACATGCTATAGGCTAAGTGCAGGTTGCTATAGTATTACAGGTTATATGCAATGCTTATAGGGTGATGGCAGCAGACTTCATCAAGCTCGACCAATTTCTGAAGATAATCAACGTCGTCCGCTCTGGCGGTGAAGCGAAGCTAATTATCCGCAGTGGAGAAGTTTTAGTGAACGGTGAGATGGAACTTAGAAGGGGTCGTAAGCTATATGACGAGGATATCGTGACTATAGAAGATACCTCTTTTACAGTGCATATTTCCACCTAAGATTTCCAGTTAAGAAGATCTGCATCAGTATTAGGCGTTCTCTAGATGTCTTCTATAGGTCTTCTTCTATAGACCTTGCTTCTTGATACAGTCGAATTGCAAAGAACATTTTAGACTAGAGGTACATACGGTGCTATTTAGAGGAAAAGTATGCAGCCTAAGATTGAGATTTATACCTGGAGTCGCTGTCCATTCTGTATTCGAGCTAAGTCTCTATTAGATAGGAAAGGCGTCGAATATACGGAGTATTGCATTGATGGCGATGAAGAGGCCCGTAGCAAGATGGCTGAACGTGCTGGGAGAAGATCGCTGCCTCAAATTTTTGTCGATGAGCGTCACATCGGCGGCTGTGATGATATCCACGCGCTTGAGCGCAAGGGCAAATTGGATAGTTTATTGAAAGCTGCCTAGCTCTCGATTAATTTCAGTTGAAGTAGCCCTCTCTCTATAGGCTAGGAAGAGGGCTATCTTTCGAAAGCTCACCTTTGGTAAGAGGCGATAGAAAGCAAAGAGCAATCAAGGGAAAAGGCAACAGAAATTCGCTAGATAGCTTTTGCAACAGGAGTCAACCTGCTTGCCTTGTTCTCTTTGTGGTTGTTATTTTGAGCAACTTTGGTTTGGTGGTTCTGTCGAGGCTGTAGCAGACCGTAGCCCTTGTGGTTGCGCTCGTAGATAACATTAATTTCTCCAGTTTCTACGTTGCGGAACATGTAGAAGTCATGTCCAACGAGCTCTAGATTCTCGAGGGCAGTCTGTACAGTCATTGGCGGCATCGCAAAGTACTTGCTGCGTACAACTGTGTCAGGTAGTTTGGGCTGGTGGTTGAGTACTTCGCTAATATCGGCATTGTGAGAAGTAATATCAGGCGCGTTGATAGTGGCATCGACGTCTGTTGGCCGTACAGTAGCGTGATCTTGATCGCGACGCTTCTCTTTGTATTTCCTAAGCTGGCGGGTAAGCTTATCGGTCACCATGTCGATGCTGGCATATAGACTCTCGCTGCTCTCTTCAGCGCGAACAACGACATTGTTGAGGAAGACAGTGACTTCTGCGGTTTGTTTCGGGGCAATTCGGGGGTTGTTTTGGACAGACAGGCAGACATCTACTTTGTTGATAAGTGTTTGAAAGTGAGCGGTTGCCTTTTCGATTTTCTGATGTACATGACTACGGATGGCGTCAGTGATCTCGATGTTTTTCCCCTGGATTACTAGCTTCATGAAGTAGCCTCCCCTGTGGCGGTTTAGTTTTATGCTTTTTAAGCCTAGCATCGGCATTTTGGCCGAGTATCAAACTGTCAAACTTTTTAAGCATCCGTTGATAAATCTTGACTTGAGCCTAGGATCCGATATGTAAAAAAAGTGCTAGTGGGTAGAAAGGTAAAGACTATAAGCTGCTCAACGGTTTAATGCAAAGCTTAGTAGAACAGCTGAATAATAGTAGAACAGTTGAATAAACGGTGAATAAACGATTGGGCTATGTAGTCTCGCTAGAGACAGCGATACCCTATGTAAGGGCTTGGCGATGGCAGCAGCAGCTCGTCACGAGATATAAGCGTGCCGGTTGTAGTATGAGAGATACGCTGATATTGCTTCAGCACCCGCCTGTCTATACGCTTGGTCAAGGCGCTGATATCAGATTTTTGAAGTTTGCGCCTGGTTCTAAGCACTACGAGCTTCATCGAGTAGAGCGGGGTGGGGAAGTGACCTATCACTGTCCAGGTCAGG
It includes:
- the hmpF gene encoding pilus motility taxis protein HmpF, which gives rise to MLYLAETQRKSGFMGGGKATFKLIAAQRSEHDWTGVPNEELIPAPDDAPYANGVLVMVELTSNRQVKRHQEAGRPLVSVLQNFSGMNKKFKSQGEEIEQWKESLTYQSQALSRREMEIETRREQIEQAEADLESVRAQQQEIEEQKAAVDQLQADLARKNAELKGAWAHLNGEIQQFEERKEEFQAEHHRGGSLSDEQTAQINSALADLGQPDSIASTVAGKVTNAFELMTGHQADLDKERQHLEQRQAELTAAQAELDAQTQNLLAMKQSLVEAELKLHNTQVHLQQQQSLLVTKQEHNHLLTEQLKNQTELHQQVYELLSATDKVRLSKKVDVASLEAMAEEELQALVTKLEKDLEKMIQFVNDQEEELKLQQDEIDALKGKLTEVNDYDRLQLETEIEEANDRHVMLARTLVGQRRNLLERQEVLSQHQAVLLRRQGLAADEEGTGTELEPVLDEIDKLRALLDEQIQQLEAEIAQIQSELDTLKQTRQQQQQATDKQRQKIADADLACRAQYQVVGELQGQVMLYESMLSIMEGHIGGFEQVLEEVSIAVGQWQEAKAEQQRKITLAQQMIETLSSPEPALV
- the hpf gene encoding ribosome hibernation-promoting factor, HPF/YfiA family, translated to MKLVIQGKNIEITDAIRSHVHQKIEKATAHFQTLINKVDVCLSVQNNPRIAPKQTAEVTVFLNNVVVRAEESSESLYASIDMVTDKLTRQLRKYKEKRRDQDHATVRPTDVDATINAPDITSHNADISEVLNHQPKLPDTVVRSKYFAMPPMTVQTALENLELVGHDFYMFRNVETGEINVIYERNHKGYGLLQPRQNHQTKVAQNNNHKENKASRLTPVAKAI
- the grxC gene encoding glutaredoxin 3; protein product: MQPKIEIYTWSRCPFCIRAKSLLDRKGVEYTEYCIDGDEEARSKMAERAGRRSLPQIFVDERHIGGCDDIHALERKGKLDSLLKAA
- a CDS encoding RNA-binding S4 domain-containing protein produces the protein MAADFIKLDQFLKIINVVRSGGEAKLIIRSGEVLVNGEMELRRGRKLYDEDIVTIEDTSFTVHIST